Proteins from one Heterodontus francisci isolate sHetFra1 unplaced genomic scaffold, sHetFra1.hap1 HAP1_SCAFFOLD_91, whole genome shotgun sequence genomic window:
- the LOC137361673 gene encoding histone H2A.J-like, with the protein MGLLWAVLSILPESVCQIVEISGRGKTGGKARSKAKSRSSRAGLQFPVGSVHRFLKKGNYAELVGAGAPVHLAAVLEYLTAEILELAGNAARDNKKTRIIPRHLQLAVRNDEELNRLLGEVTIAQGQVLPNIEAVLLPKKTSALSTKRK; encoded by the coding sequence ATGGGACTATTGTGGGCGGTTCTCAGCATTCTTCCTGAAAGTGTTTGTCAGATTGTCGAAAtatctggaagagggaagaccggtggtaaagctcggtccaaggccaagtctcgctcctcccgggctggactgcagttcccggtgggcagtgttcacaggttccttaaaaaggggaactatgctgagctTGTGGGTGCCGGAGCAccggtccatctggctgctgtgctcgagtatctgacagctgaaatcctcgagctggccggcaacgcggcccgggacaacaagaagacccgcatcatccccagacacctccagctggccgtccgcaacgacgaggagctcaacaggctgctgggagaggtgaccatcgctcagggccaggtgctgcctaatatcgaggctgtgctgctgcccaagaaaaccagcgctctgaGCACCAAGAGAAAGTGA
- the LOC137361681 gene encoding histone H3-like produces the protein MVRTKQTARKSTGGKAPRKQLATKAARKSAPATGGVKKPHRYRPFTVALREIRRCQKSIELLIRKLPFQRLVREITQDFKTDLRFQSSAVMALQEASEAYLVGLFEDTNLCAIHAKRVTIMPKDIQLARRIRGERA, from the coding sequence ATGgtcagaaccaagcagacagcgcgcaaatcgaccggagggaaagctccccgcaagcagctggctaccaaagcggcccgcaagagcgctccagccacgggtggagtgaagaagcctcaccgttacagacccttcactgtggctctgcgggagatccgccgCTGCCAGAAATCCatcgagctgctcatccgcaaactgcccttccagcgcctggtgcgggagatcacgcaggacttcaagacagacctgcgcttccagagctcggccgtcatggccctgcaggaggccagcgaggcttacctggtggggctctttgaggacaccaacctgtgcgccatccatgccaagcgagtcaccatcatgcccaaagacatccagctggcccgccgtatccgcggggagcgcgcctaa